The following DNA comes from Capsicum annuum cultivar UCD-10X-F1 chromosome 7, UCD10Xv1.1, whole genome shotgun sequence.
aagagataggtttattgttgtctgtagtgttaagggtccaagattgtccattcttgggttcttaagattatgccttcatgtggtctatctatctatccttttaccttcatgtaatcttgtttattgttgtgttgtaatcttgtgttcttgttgttattgttaaaattagaatcttgtgtcttcttgttcatcatataTTGTGGTTAATCTTAGTTTGGACTGctgatttggtgtcaaatacaccactatatcttgtaatcttattgttggtagtgaatccgagagtggtctccatcttgttcctcgaatccttaagatttgtggactgatttggagtgttttTCGTGCCTTCCTTGTTAGTCTTGTATCAGCTATAGAAAGCATATGAGAGAGTCAAGAAAAGTCCTCTGATGATGTTGCACAACAAAGATATTTATATCAAATCGATAAATGCCACAAAGGATATGTATAGTAGAActaacacaagaaagaaaataatcGGAGAAGATGCAGAGGAGCTTCACATAACATAGGTTTATCCCAGATAGGTTTATAATAAAGCGATACTAGACTGCATTGTAAGTAAGGAGAAGGGCATGACATTTAAAgatgttgcatatatatatatatatatatatatatatatatatatagcggCTGAAATAGAGGAGTGCTAGAGGAAGTGGAAGATTTATGCAAAAGTGAAAGGCATGAACGATTATGAGACCAACAATACCTATACTGTAGTAAATATTGAGCCTCTAAGAGCAGCTAACACATCCACAAGATAAATCTTTTTGAAATGGTGATGTTAAAGAtggatatgttatatatgaaATTAGGAAATATTAAATATGATCAGATGCAAAATGAGCAACTTAGCACATACagagaaaaaaaggagagaagGCCATCTGAAATGGTTTAACCAATTAAATGCTGACATTGAATGCTCTACTATATAGGTGCAATATTATAATGACTAAAGTTGTTAAAATGACGAGGCAGACACAAAATCACAAGGAGAAAAATGGtctcaaataatttatatatctGAGATCCATCAGTTTTGCAGCAAAAAACAACACAATGGAAATAATTCAAATAGACAATATTTACTAGTTGGAACTAAGTCTTAGTTGTGTTGGTACACATTACAATTACAAATTAAGTTCACAGTTTGCCAAGAGTCTTTTTAGTTTGCTTAGGAACTTTATGCCACTACATGGATATATATGAGATTTAGAAACCTGAATGTTTAGAGAACCCTTAATTTGTTCTGAACAACATAATATTGAGTATGGAATAAAAAGGCGTCAAATAAAGTGGAACTTAATCTGGCTTACAAATTCAGACTTAATCCTATAAGGATGTAAGGGACCCCATCACTAGCTTGtatacatttttaaaattacaaaacttAATATGATTTTTTTGCATTTCATATTTTGTATAGATTTTATTTCTCACagaatatttaatttttctcCACAGAACTAAACTTTATATTCTTTATCCCACCATCATCACAGGCTTCACAGCCACATATCAGCAGACGTACATACTGCTAATGATTAGTTCTTCTCTGCAACAAAATTCATTTACTTGTAGAACAAAGAGACAGGATAATTTCTAAAAGCAGAATGGAAACTGCGAAAGGCACAAGTGGACTTTGGCAGTTCGTTGGCTACATTATCATTGATGCAATTTGTTCGTTCAATACAACTCCAAAACCTTAACTTTACATAATCTTGATCCTTCTCAGAGTATAAATATCTGCAGAGAGAATGAGTTGGGGATAAAAGGAAGGTTCTttaaaaaagaggtaaaattaAGTCCAACAAACAGTAGTGGTTGATAGAAGTAGTAGTTGCTACTGGTGATTATGATGGCAAAGGTGGCTGGTGGTGATGGTTGGTGACTTGGCAACAGTGGTGGTGGTCGACAGTTGTCTATTTAAGATTCAGGTTGGAAAATTACGAAATGTAAGTTTGTGCAGTAGCATGGTCGGCCACCTAATTAAGATTGTAACTACTTACTTGTAAGCAAAACATATTGAACTCTCACCTTATTAGTCCTCCAAAATAATACTGAGGCATTCAACTAGAAATGGAGGGCACTAAGTTTCTACATGTATAGACCAAATAAACAAGGTAACAACATGAAATTGGGAACATATCAACATGCCGGCAACTTACGAGActcaccatttgagcttggggTCAGTGAAAACTGGACCTTTTTTCATGCATCCAAGGTATGTTTGTGAGTGAGGGCGTTCTTTGGCCAAGAGCAGTGAAAGGCGATCTGTAATGGAAAATTAAAGCAACTCAAGTACATCAAAATTATAGGACAGGGTAAAtgcataacaagatccacaagtAAAGAACTGTAAGAATAGAAAagcttcaaatttctagttaccTGGCCGCAAATATATGTCGTCATCAGCTTTAACATAAAATTCAGAGTCATAAAGTGCATAGGAAGCTTTGAAAAAAGCTATGCTGcacagaaaaaaaaaacagaactTGAGTAAGTAGAGgcgaccaaaaaaaaaaaggatcattATGAATTATATGAGAGCAGCCAGAACTAACGTTTTGTATGGGAGCTTACTATACTCTTCTTCAATGTCTAATTGTAAAAAATCGTCATATTGTGCTACCTCTTTCCTAAGCTCTGCCATTTTGGATTCATCATTTGTTCTACCAATTACAAATTTAAAAACCAAGCCAGTAGCTTCTTCCAACCTGCAAGTTCATTTAAGTCGGTTTAGCAAAGTACGGATTCATGAAACACATAGAGATCAGGCAGCACAACTTCAAATAAACATAATGAATAAGGGAATAACATTGAGTTCATTTGTGAAGTCTCTGATTCCGAGTGCTTAGTAAAAACGGAATAATGATGGCAGGAAACTTCCAGTTCAATTAGacaagaaaatgataaaattgcTATATAAACAATTCAATTAACACATGCTAAATCAAGAAAATGTCTTGTAACTGCATGTCATACACACCAATTGATTCCAGTTCAACCACATTGTTGCATGCCTTATTACgtatttgtttactattctttgtttattatcctCAAAGATGGATTAGTTATGTCTTTTCAtcttttcccatgctttatttcGGATTTAATTAGTATCTCGTGTcgtgagctgggggtctatcggaaacagcctctttaCCTcatcagaggtagtggtatggactgcgtacatcttacccgccccagactccactatgtgggaatacactgggtttgttgttgttgttgaaacactcaaataaaattacaagagCAATTCAATTAGAAAGTAATAAATATGATACaatgatcataaaataaaataaactagaTTTTTAATTTGACAACTAGAAGAAAGACTACATAGTAAATACTCCAAACACCTCACAATGAGTTTCAGTAAAAATGCATATCTATTAGACAATAGGAATTTCCAAACGAAGGTGATCCCCAAGCTATCCCTtccaacaaacaacaacaataacagcaTACCCAATATAATCCTACAAAGTAGGGCCAAGGAAGGGTAGAGTGTGCGCAAACCTTGTCAAAATACCATGCACAACCTAACAAATTATCCTAAGCATAACAAGAGAAAGGTGTAATCAAAGTACACAGAAAACGACACATAATACTACAACTAATAGTACAGTTTTATGAAATTCACAGCAGATCAATAAACTAAAGAACAATCTTTTAATTTTACAATTTACACAGAGAAAGCTAAATAGTACATTTTAAGACCTTGATGATCAGAGGGAAACCTTACTCCTACTTGGTAAGTGGTTGTTgccgatagaccctcagctcaaccaaacactaaataaataaataacaaaaatgaaaatatcaTCGTGAAATTCTATAAATAACCCGACAATCATCCTAAACAGTAGTCATAACCATGATAAAACAACAATCAAAATACACAAAGCAACCACATATAATACTACAACTAATAGTAAAGCTAATAATACAACCAAGCTATCTCTTGAATTGTATCTTTTTTCTTAGCTAAGTCTCTACTGATTCCGACAACAACATACACGGTGTAATCCCACTACCTGGTACAAATGCAGTTTCTGATAGTAGTCATAACAAGATAACATGATAACCGAAGTACACAAAAAAAAGCcacatataatactaaaactaatagtacataaatttttattttacaatttaCATAAAGAGATATCAGGTAATACTTTTGTAGTCCTTGCTGATCAGAAGGAAACCAAGTGTTTCTCATAGCCCGACGACGACCCGATGACCCGAACCCGGTTTGAATCCCAACAAAGCCCATAACTTTATGCCTATTTTGCCCTTCATCTAAAACTCCATTATCTGTAGTAACAGTTTTTCTATCCCATACAACTGAAACAGATTTTGGTTCAGTATATTTACATTTATACCCCAAATTCTGCTTGGAAATTGCAATAAAACCGAATACAAATCCAGCTAAACCGATAAGGGAACAGAGAATCAGGACCGTTGATCTCCGGGAGTAGACTGAAGATGGCCATGCTTTGAAAGATTTTGGAGATGAAGGCATTGAaaaacaaattaagaaaaaaaggaaaaatggaatttttgttttattgattttctgattttatgaatgaatgaaataCAATTGAATTATTTATGGTAAAATTGATTATGAGATTTGAGAGTTAGAGGTTTAGAAGGAAGCTAAAAGGTGTAACAGAGAGGGAAGACAAAACAAATTTTGTGTTTCAAATTGGGGTGTTGGGAGTTGGAGATTTGCTTCTCCTTTTGGAAGTTGCACTATACTCTCTTTTGTTTAAATCGTAATgtgtaaatttaaaattaaaatttataaatttaaaaattatatgaaaaatattataaattatactttttctaaaataaaatgtaagttcaaatataaatttttaagtttttactTCAAAATCAATGATAAGGAGGGAGCAaaacttaatgaataatttatttatttctatccATTTTGCACTTTAATTATTAAGCATAATTATTACACAATACATATCTTAAagtattgaattaattatattcaaagagtgatGTGATAAAATTATTCCTATTATTTATCGTTTCTTAATTtgtgtgtcaagtcaatagtAGATAATTATTGATTGACAGAGAGCAACCCAATTAACCCCTTCGCTTGCCACTATggatcgtttggtgtgaggtataaggaatAAATAGCCcctgaataaaatgaaaaaatattttatctaatGTTTGGTGTGAAGTATTAGTTAGTGTCGGAATTATTTATCtcaccatttataccataataatgaaataaattatttcatatatataatagaataattagtctcaaaattaattttcttgagATAATTCTTTCTGAACCAGACGACCCCTAAGTACCTTTTTGTGTACGTCTTCGGTCTTACCCAACATAGGCCTCCTAGTAAATGAATTCATGTAGTGAGTGATGTTTAGTTAATGAATGctgatcaaaataaaaaagaggtaaattaagCAAAATATCCATTTGAACATCTAAATTATCAAAagtaaattaagtaaaatatccAATTGAACATCTAAATTACCAAAAGTAGCCCAACTAATTTCACATGCAGTAAGGTGTATTTTTGCagc
Coding sequences within:
- the LOC107878613 gene encoding probable beta-1,3-galactosyltransferase 13 — translated: MPSSPKSFKAWPSSVYSRRSTVLILCSLIGLAGFVFGFIAISKQNLGYKCKYTEPKSVSVVWDRKTVTTDNGVLDEGQNRHKVMGFVGIQTGFGSSGRRRAMRNTWFPSDQQGLQKLEEATGLVFKFVIGRTNDESKMAELRKEVAQYDDFLQLDIEEEYSKLPYKTIAFFKASYALYDSEFYVKADDDIYLRPDRLSLLLAKERPHSQTYLGCMKKGPVFTDPKLKWYEPLGYMLGKEYFLHAYGPIYALSADVVMSLVALRNNSFRMFSNEDVTIGSWMLAMNVNHEDNRQLCEPVCTPSSIAVWDIPKCSGLCYPEKKMLELHAKDACSKSPTLPSDEED